In a genomic window of Papilio machaon chromosome 4, ilPapMach1.1, whole genome shotgun sequence:
- the LOC106718974 gene encoding uncharacterized protein LOC106718974, producing the protein MSAVMSTLSMISGGRRAHRKLASSRKSGQLSDAGDDRRSQQELNNKQRSASLQTLETGGVVDLDTLEAKMASIEVSLAGCGRRGGARELDALRAALLDKDTLIQNLKKQLSASLSAARLAAQAPSPAGPRGTRMSRGGREEPAALSAEERRALEDRATALNADLQTRRDNIQELRKRLEHTHVTESIDSRIEQAELQYRLGREELELLSLGEQARALALLIEHASAAARQDNTLYSVVEECGGRALLVCAEEGAGSARWGVEARGAGLAVHWAEEHSPLRPGDRLIEVNGTSMVSCSSEDELQRALAAARPARLVLLRDQRPTHPPHSSQPTNTFTHSEAAALRSELGALRAAAEQAERAKEGLRADNTRLTHRISYLEDQVAELLARHAQLHPVSSSDSCITVNKTKKNVTNINITTEPQQPSRPSPKSEVQVFQKGPDITAIVAKLPGLDAAEVDLPVLRPRSNASGASSRAAVSPRASPVPQRRAHSSHGAEPRAGRVRHSISHHCIHASVDYGAETDAAIRMIERNQRHMEKQRMKNERFNKSQTEDRFRSDSDLDAKDSHSTSRSCEPRHYEIKKAADRIEESIKKTNWAERKTLSIIEQLKKSQRLRKMKKNDSSEDIQLESDRHYTYHRIDGKVLENAHKSSRRSSKVHCRSAKSSEFESECSDYPNGEMYSSSPRLDYGSESCSTRTSHYKRGEEGRSRPTPPRKPLRLSLHKARSAHSILNGSESETPSRPPSEACTGDGGPDSPHKRPVKRTYAADRWAREKIRDPSRATPRPQRKLLHGLSACEAPAADDLYPQSMHAPAPGSAPPRPNGLVHTGKWC; encoded by the exons ATGGCGAGCATCGAGGTGTCGCTGGCGGGGTGCGGGCGGCGAGGAGGCGCGCGTGAGCTGGACGCCCTGCGCGCCGCGCTGCTGGATAAAGACACTCTCATACAGAA CCTTAAAAAGCAACTAAGCGCGTCGCTCAGCGCAGCGCGGCTGGCGGCGCAGGCGCCGTCGCCGGCGGGTCCGCGAGGTACGCGGATGTCGCGGGGTGGTCGCGAGGAGCCGGCTGCGCTGTCGGCAGAAGAGAGGCGCGCGCTGGAGGACCGCGCCACCGCGCTCAACGCCGACCTGCAGACGCGCCGCGACAACATACAAGAGCTTAGGAAACGGCTCGAGCACACACATGTCACTGA GAGCATCGACTCGCGTATCGAGCAAGCAGAGCTGCAGTATCGGCTGGGGCGTGAGGAGCTAGAGCTGCTGTCGCTGGGCGAGCAGGCGCGCGCGCTCGCGCTGCTCATAGAGCACGCCAGCGCCGCCGCACGCCAAGACAATACACTATACAG TGTGGTGGAGGAGTGTGGCGGCCGGGCCTTGCTGGTGTGCGCGGAAGAGGGCGCGGGGAGCGCGAGATGGGGAGTAGAGGCGCGCGGAGCGGGGCTGGCTGTGCACTGGGCCGAGGAGCACTCGCCACTCAGACCGGGAGATAG GTTAATAGAGGTGAACGGCACCTCGATGGTTAGCTGCAGTAGTGAGGATGAGCTACAGCGCGCGCTTGCCGCCGCCCGACCCGCGCGCTTAGTGCTGCTGCGCGACCAACGTCCCACACACCCCCCACACAGTTCGCAGCCAACCAACACATTCACACAT aGCGAAGCGGCGGCACTGCGGTCGGAGCTGGGCGCGCtgcgggcggcggcggagcAGGCGGAGCGCGCCAAAGAGGGCCTTCGCGCCGATAACACACGCCTCACGCACCGCATCTCCTACCTCGAGGACCAGGTCGCCGAGCTGCTCGCCAGGCACGCGCAG TTACACCCGGTGAGCAGTAGCGACAGCTGCATCACAGTCAACAAGACGAAGAAAAACGTGACGAACATCAACATAACGACGGAGCCCCAACAGCCGAGCAGACCGAGCCCCAAATCCGAGGTACAGGTGTTCCAGAAGGGCCCAGACATCACCGCCATCGTGGCCAAGCTGCCCGGCCTGGACGCTGCCGAAGTCGACCTACCCGTGCTGCGGCCGCGCTCCAACGCCTCGGGCGCCTCCTCGCGCGCCGCCGTCTCGCCACGCGCCTCGCCCGTGCCTCAGCGCCGCGCTCACAGCTCGCATGGGGCAGAGCCCCGCGCGGGCCGTGTCCGTCACTCCATCTCGCACCACTGCATACACGCCTCCGTCGACTACGGCGCAGAGACCGACGCAGCCATCCGCATGATCGAAAGAAACCAAAGACACATGGAGAAGCAGCGAATGAAAAACGAAAGATTCAATAAATCGCAGACCGAGGACCGCTTCAGATCCGACAGCGACTTGGACGCCAAAGACTCACATTCGACCAGTCGCTCGTGCGAGCCGAGACATTACGAGATCAAAAAAGCTGCCGATAGAATAGAAGAAAGCATAAAGAAGACTAACTGGGCGGAGAGAAAAACTCTGTCCATCATAGAACAGCTGAAGAAATCGCAGCGGCTGCGCAAAATGAAAAAGAACGACAGCTCCGAAGATATTCAGCTCGAGTCGGACAGGCACTACACGTACCACCGGATCGACGGCAAGGTTCTCGAGAACGCGCACAAGTCGAGTCGCAGGTCGTCGAAAGTCCACTGCCGTAGCGCAAAATCCTCGGAGTTCGAATCCGAGTGCTCCGACTATCCGAACGGAGAGATGTACAGCAGCTCACCGAGGCTGGACTACGGCTCGGAGAGCTGCTCGACGCGGACGAGCCACTACAAGCGGGGAGAGGAGGGCAGGTCGCGGCCGACGCCGCCTCGCAAGCCGCTGCGTCTCTCACTACACAAGGCGCGCAGCGCGCACTCCATTCTTAACGGTAGCGAGTCCGAGACGCCGAGCAGGCCCCCCTCAGAGGCGTGCACGGGCGACGGTGGGCCGGACTCGCCACACAAGCGGCCCGTAAAACGGACGTACGCGGCGGACCGGTGGGCGCGCGAGAAGATCCGCGACCCGTCGCGCGCGACGCCGCGACCACAGCGCAAGCTGCTTCACGGACTGAGCGCATGCGAGGCGCCCGCCGCCGACGACCTTTACCCGCAGTCCATGCACGCGCCCGCGCCCGGCTCCGCGCCGCCGCGACCAAACGGCCTCGTTCACACGGGCAAGTGGTGCTAG
- the LOC106718975 gene encoding uncharacterized protein LOC106718975 — translation MGGAVSSGRDNNELVDNLKEGSYIRTPEVERVFRALDRGDYMLPGDRERAYKDIAWRSGLLHLSSPCIYSEVMEGLELNPGLSFLNIGSGTGYLSTMVGLVLGSGGISHGVELHAKVVEYAIMMQRKFIERSYAIDDFDFCEPKFFLGNGLCLSPLTAAYDRVYCGAACPEKYANYFKQLIRIGGILVMPLNDTLVQVRRVGAREWVTRSLLNVSFAPLQLPNEDDGTEAASNNGTDARQTLTLDEQTPPALQVLSRGAIRRALLRGLLCRHPELREVPRVPVPRSTRTSRNTRRCPRRICIPINENRARNFNMFHDLEREDGANEMNALLSLVLSMGENRVAGALRFDASSDTSNSADDSSEPECDLAPEPDPEDSDAPRIRLVNQTTGELGRYLQPMNLQPRYPRPLTVEFHDVDETAPPPQPQSQSQPQPPLTADRDLPADVDVYLDNTEEPRGLSASDMEWEESRTAAGRRQPSSDDDTESASKGIEGKRQKLDSGIGEANSPSSSSQEKTERSTTSDTGDATDDTEPPLADGRRRQKRLRTLAPTSSTEEEWSECEGEPRRRAARRAAGGGGGGDGGGAASEATRRRRARLVRRALSDLPLPQMLKVYVNWGRSLPQ, via the exons atgggTGGTGCAGTGAGCTCAGGACGTGATAACAATGAGTTGGTGGACAATCTGAAGGAAGGGAGTTACATCCGAACCCCAGAAGTGGAACGCGTGTTCAGAGCTCTTGATCGAGGAGATTATATGCTTCCTGGTGATAGAGAGCGAGCTTATAAGGATATTGCCTGGCGAAGTGGACTTTTACATTTGTCTTCGCCTTGTATATACAG TGAAGTTATGGAGGGACTGGAGTTAAACCCCGGGCTGTCATTCTTGAATATTGGTTCTGGCACTGGGTACCTGAGCACCATGGTGGGCCTGGTGCTGGGCTCTGGTGGCATTAGCCATGGGGTTGAATTACATGCCAAGGTTGTGGAATATGCAATCATGATGCAGAGGAAATTCATTGAAAGATCATATGCTATAGATGATTTTGACTTTTGTGAACCCAAATTTTTTCTTG GCAATGGGCTCTGTCTGTCACCGCTGACGGCCGCATACGACCGTGTCTACTGTGGTGCAGCCTGTCCTGAAAAGTACGCCAACTACTTCAAACAGCTTAtaagg ATCGGGGGCATCCTGGTGATGCCGCTGAACGATACGCTGGTGCAAGTGCGGCGTGTGGGCGCGCGCGAGTGGGTCACGCGCAGTCTGCTCAACGTCTCCTTCGCGCCGCTGCAGCTGCCGAACGAGGACGACGGCACCGAGGCCGCATCCAACAACGGCACCGACGCCCGACAAACTCTCACGCTTG ACGAGCAGACGCCGCCCGCGCTGCAGGTGCTGTCGCGCGGTGCCATCAGGCGCGCTCTGCTCCGCGGCTTGCTGTGTCGCCACCCCGAGCTGCGCGAGGTCCCGCGAGTGCCCGTGCCCCGCAGCACGCGCACCTCCAGAAACACGCGCCGCTGCCCGCGACGTATCTGCATACCTATAAACGAGAACCGTGCGC GTAACTTTAACATGTTTCACGACCTGGAACGCGAGGATGGCGCCAACGAAATGAACGCCCTGCTCAGTCTCGTGCTCAGCATGGGCGAGAACAGGGTGGCCGGCGCCCTGCGCTTCGACGCCTCCTCCGATACCTCGAACTCCGCCGACGACAGCTCCGAGCCGGAGTGCGACCTCGCACCAGAACCCGACCCCGAAGATTCCGATGCGCCTCGGATAAGATTAGTCAACCAAACAACGGGAGAGTTGGGCAGGTACCTGCAGCCCATGAACCTGCAGCCCAGGTACCCGCGCCCGCTAACCGTAGAGTTTCACGACGTGGACGAGACCGCCCCCCCGCCCCAGCCCCAGTCCCAGTCTCAGCCCCAGCCGCCCCTCACCGCCGACCGCGACCTGCCCGCCGACGTCGACGTGTACTTGGACAACACCGAGGAGCCGCGAGGCTTGTCCGCCTCCGACATGGAGTGGGAGGAGTCGCGCACTGCGGCGGGTCGCCGCCAGCCCTCCAGCGACGACGACACCGAGTCCGCGTCCAAGGGCATCGAGGGGAAGCGCCAGAAGCTGGACAGCGGCATCGGCGAGGCCAACTCCCCCTCCAGCTCCTCGCAGGAGAAAACCGAGCGCAGCACCACCTCCGACACCGGCGACGCCACCGACGACACCGAGCCTCCGCTCGCCGACG GTCGCCGCCGCCAGAAGCGTCTGCGCACGTTGGCGCCGACATCCTCCACTGAGGAGGAGTGGTCCGAGTGCGAGGGCGAGCCGCGGCGGCGAGCGGCGCGGCGAGCggcgggcgggggcgggggcggggacGGGGGCGGCGCGGCGAGCGAGGCGACCAGGCGGCGTCGCGCGCGACTCGTGCGTCGTGCACTCAGCGACCTGCCGCTGCCACAAATGCTCAAAGTGTACGTGAACTGGGGCCGCAGTCTGCCTCAGTAG